In Persephonella sp., the DNA window CATTACAAGGTGCTTCCAGATGATAAGGATATGATAATTGATGAACTGAAAAATCTAACAGATAAGGTGGATATTATATTCACAACAGGTGGAACAGGTTTCAGTAAAAGAGATGTTACCCCTGAGGCAACAAAAGAGGTTATAAGAAAAGAGATGATAGGCTTTTCTGAAGCTATGAGGATTGTTGGCATAAAATTTACGCCAAAATCTCTCCTCTCAAGGGGTGTTTGTGGCATATTGGGAGATTCAACTCTTGTTATAAACCTTCCCGGCTCAACAGGAGGTGTTAAAGACAACATAAGACTTGTTGCACCTCTCTTAAAACATGCTATAAGAATGGCAAAAGGTGAGAAAAAACACTGAAGCATATCTTGGTTTTGCCCTTATGTGGAGGGAGGAGCATTTCCTCTCTCTTGCTGAGGATAAGCTGAAGAAAACATACTCAGATTTTTTTATGGAATCTCTTTCTTTTGAACCTCAGTTTTCCAGATACTACCACAAAGAGATGGGAAGACCATTATACAAAAAATTTGTTTTAACAAATACAGTTGTAGATAAAAGCACAATAAAAGACATAAAAATAGAAGCTATTAGTATAGAAGACAGTTTACGGGTAGATGGAAATAGAACAGTTAATATAGACCCATTTTATATGGATAAAGATCAGGTTGTTGTCTCAACATCTAAATATAGGGGGAACAGAATATATCTGGGAGATGGGGTTTTTGTTGAGCTTGAGCTATTTTACCATCATGGATCTTTTCATCCGTTTGTGTGGACATACACCGATTATAAAGATCATATACCTTTTTTCAATGACCTGAGGAAGAAGATTAAATAAATCTTTTTTCTATTTCCATCTCGTCTAAAGGTTTTGACAGGTAAAAGCCCTGAATGTAGTCTACACCTATCTTTTTATAGATATCAAGCTGTTTTTTGGTTTCAATCCCTTCTGCAACGGTTTTTATTCCCAGAGATTTTGCTATGTGGATAACACCCTCAATTATAGCTTTAGTTTTAGGATCTGAAACAATAGCTTTAGAGAAGGATATATCTATTTTAATAACGTCTGTCTGAATTTCTTTTAGATATGATAAGGCAGAGTAGCCTGTACCAAAATCATCTATTGATATTCTTATGTTTGGTATGTATTTCATATTTTTGATAAAGCCGTTACCAGAAATAAGGTCTTCCACAAACACCCTTTCTGTTATCTCTAGGATAACTGGTTTCTTCAGATTTCCTGTATATTTTTCAATTATGTTTATAAATTCCGGTTTTTTGAAAACCGTTCCTGATATATTCAGGGCTATCGGTTTTTTCCATCTGTTTATCTTTTGAGTCACCTGAGAAAAAGCCCATTCTGTAAATTTCTCAATGTAAGGTGATATCTCAAGGTAGTTTATAAACTCTGATGGTAAGTGAATACGGTTTTCCCTGTCAATAATCCTTACAAGAGATTCAAATCCTGCGACTGAAAGATCATTTGCTTTGAAATAAGGCTGGTAGTAAAGTCTAAACAGATCTTCGCTGAAAGCCTTTTCTATAAGACTTTTGGCGTTGAGTATCTCTCTGGCTCTATTCTCAAGATCTTTGTTGAAAAACTTTATAACATCGGCTCCTTCATTTTTTGCGTTATTCAGAGAAAGGTAAGCATTTTCATACAGTTTTCTAAAATTTTCAGCATCTTCAGGAAAGACAGATATACCTGCATTGATGTGAAGGTTTATACAGTTATTTTTTATTTTAAAAGGTTTGGAAAATATGTTTTTAAGCTTGTTTTCTATAATAAAAATGTCTTCTTTTCTTTTTAAGTCAGTGATAAGAACAGCAAACTCGTCAGATCCTATCTTGCTGATAATATCCCTTTCTCTAAAGTTCTTTTTTAACCTATCTGCTACAGCTTTTAACAGATTTTTTCCGTAATCAATTCCGTAAACTTTATTCAGATAGGTGAAATCTTTGATATCTACAACAACAAGAGCAGCTTTGGATCTGGTTCTTTTTAGCAGACTTTCTGATTTTCTGATCAGTCCTTCAAAATTCAAAAGGTTTGTTGTCTGGTCAAAAAATCTGAGGTATTTGTTCTCTCTTGCAAGCCTAAGCTCCTCTGTTATGTCCTTTCCGATGGCAAGAAATCTAATAGTGTTTTCATTTAGTTTGACAGGAATTATCTTTTGCCTCAGATAAAAGAAAGACCCATCTCTTCTTTTGTTTATAAATGTTGCTTCAAACTCTTTACCTGATGTTATTGTTTCCCACAAATCAGCATAAAAGTCTTCTGAATGAAGTCCCGATTTGAATATGTTTATTTTTTTGTTCAGGATTTCTTCTTTTGTGTAACCTGATATATTTGAGACTATTTTGTTGGCGTAAAGTATTTTTCCTTTATTATCTGTAATTATTACCCATTCTGTTGATTTTTCTATAGCCTCCCTGAGTATTATGCTTTCTTTAATATTTTCTATCTTTTCCAGCCCAAAGCTCAGATCTCTCCTGATTTCCTCAAGGAGAGCTACCTTTTCTTTATCAAAAAAATCAGGTTCCTTTGAAAACAGATTTATTACAGCAACATTTTTTCCTTCTTTTGATACAGGTATGGAAGCTACTGATCTGTATTTTTTTCTCTTGTAATTTTTTACTTTAATCTGGTTTTCTGATATGAGAGGTTTACAGTCAATTTCTTTTTTTCCGAACTCAAAGAATGTGTCTTTATTTTTTCCCCCAACCCAGATGTAAGGTATTCCAAGTTCTCTGCTGAGGACTGGACATACTTTTTTTAGAAGATCTTCCTGAGTGACAGCATCAATTACAACTTTGTTTATTGAGCTCAAAATTCTGTAAAGCTTTTCGTATTCAATCTCCCTATTTATATCAATAATGTAACTGTAGAGATATACAGGCTTTTTATTTTTATCAAAAACAGGAACTGTCTGGTTTAATACCCATATCTTTTTCCCGCTTTTTGTTTTTATTCTGTAAGGTCTGTGGATCCAGTAAGGTAGTTTGCTTCCGCAGAACTTTTTCAACTCTTCAAAAAAAATTTTTTTGTCTTCCTCATGTATAATCTGGGAGTAACCTGATATTTTTGTCAGAAAATCCTCAGGTTTATAACCTGTTATCTGGAAAATACTTTCAGACACATTTTCAACTGGAAGATTTTTTTCATTTTTTAGCATGATTAGAGCTATCTTCCCCTTTGAAAACAGCATTTCTGAGTTGCATTCATTCTCTCTTATCAGAAGGCAGGAACTGTTTTTAACTTTTACAGGGAAAATGTCTCTGCTGACAGGACAGAAGCATTTTTCCAAGTTGTCGCAAGGTTTTTGCAGACTGTATATGACCTCAAAACATTTTTTTCCTGTTTTTTCACCAAATATTTCTTTTGCCTTTTCATTCATAAAAATTATGTTGTAATTTTTGTCAATGAAAAAGGCTGGGTCTTTCAGGTTGTTCAGATAAATAAAGTCCATCATATTTTCTTTTTATAATTCCTGTAGTTTATTATATAAATCATATCAATAATAATTATCGTCATTGTTTAATCAAAATTTAGTCAAAAGATTTTTTTCAACTATAGATTCCCAGTTTTTTTTGATCACATAAGGGGGAAGATCCATATTTTTGCTGTCTCGGAAAGGAACAGCGTAAGGGGAGTGTTCCAGTCTGTTTTTTTCTTTTTGGGTTAAAGGGGGGATAATACCTTTTATCGTTGCTACTGTTGAGTAGCTTTTTCTTCCTATAGGTTCAACAAGACCTATTTTAAAGCCTGCATCTATAAGTCCTTTTCTTACAGCAAGTGAAGCTGAGTATGTTGACAATATAGCTTCCTGCCTCATCAGTTCTTTTACAGCCTTGAATATCTCAACAGTCCACATTTCTGTATTTACTTTTGGTGAAAATGCATCATAAAAAACAGCATCAAATTTTTTTCTTACTGTTTTTAAGATCTGTCTTGCATCTCCAAATAAGATATTTAAGCTGAAATTTTTTCCCTTTGCTCTGTATATATTTCCTTCAAAACCACCTGACAAAATATGATCATAGATCTCCTTTAAATCTTCAGGAATGTTGAGTTTTTTTATCTTTTCAAACACAGATATATCTTTTTCAACTGAGAGTATTTCTACCAAAACATCAGGGTTTTTATCGGTTGCCACCTTTATAGCAACAGCAACGTTATAGCCAAGTCCAAATCCTACATCAAGTATATCTATCCTGTTTTTTTCCAGAGACAGACTGTCAATTCTGCACGGGATAACAAACTTAAGGAGGCTTTCTGTGTAAGCACCTGCTTTTGTGCTATGGTAAGCCTCATTGTATTCCTCATTTAAGAAAGTTTCTGTTCCGTCGGCTGTTTTTATTTTACTTTCCATTTTCCTCCAGTAAGGAAAAGGTTTTCTAAAAAGATCTTTCCTTCAAAGATATCCCCTCTATTAAAAGAGCCTACACCTTCAGGCGTTCCGCACATAAGAATGTCGTAATCATAAAAACTGAAATACTTTTTAGCTTCTTTTAATAATTGGTCAGGACTGTATATCATGTCTCTTACACTTCCAGATTGTTTAAGATCCCCATTTATCCAGAGTTCCATTCTTAAACTTTCAACCATGTCAGGGCTTATCCTGATAAATTTTGAAAAAATGGCTGATCTGTCAAAAGCCTTTGCCTTTTCCCAGGGAAGACCTTTTTGTTTTAGTCTGTTTTGTTCCTCAACGAGTGTAAGGTCTATCCCAAAACCAACACCAACAGGCTGTCCCTTCTCAAAAATAAGGGATATTTCTCCTTCGTATCTGCAAGGTTTTTCAGGTTTATATATATCCTCAGAAATACTGCTGTTAGGCTTAATAAACAGGACTATTTCTTCAGGATTTTCATTTTTTAGCTCTTGTATATGTTTTTTGTAGTTTCTACCTACACAAACAACTTTTGAGGGATAAACTTTTTTATCTTCAAAAGTTATATGTTTCATTTTTGTCCTCTATAAACCTAAAAGTTGGTTTTTCGTTTATCAAGTTTATTTCTAAAAGATAGTTGCTGAAAAGTTTTAGACTTTTTATATGTTCTTCAGAAAGACAGTAATCAAGATTTTTTAGATAGTTTATCAAAAACTGATCCTTAATGTATTTCTCCGGATTTTCAAAAAATCTGTTTTTAGAAGTTTTTAAAACATGATTGAGCTTTTTGACTTTTTCTTTATTTTTTTCGTAATAATCTTTCCTTACACACCAGAGTGCAAAAACAAAAGGAAGTCCTGTTTTTTTAAACCAGATTTCAGACAGATCGTATCTGTAATTTTTTTTGTTTGAAAACTTAATTGCTTTGTCTCCTATCAAGAGGACTGTTTCTTTGTTTTTTATATCTTCATCTAACAGCTGTTTATAAACAGGATTTTTTCCCAAGAATATTTCAAATATAACCTTCGTAAGATACTGGGAAGTTTTTGACTCTTCTGTCAGATATATCTGGGTTGTTTTCTCTAACGGTTTTTCAGAAAGTATAACAACAGATTTCACTTTGTTCAACGAACTTATAGATAGATCAGGCAGAATCAAAAAATCATTAAAGTTTTGTATGTAATGGACTGAAGATATAAAGCCCACATCAACCTTTTTTTCAGAGAGAAGTCTGTTTATCTGAGATGGAAAACCTTTAACAAGCTCATGACTAAATCCCAGATCTATGCCAGTTTTTTCAAAATTAAAAGGCAGAGTGTTAAGGTAATCTATCCAGCCTATTCTCAATATTCAACCTCTTTTAACTCTTCTTTTCTCAAGATAAATATCAATAATAGTCTTAATTCTGTGGGCAACCATACTTATTATAGTCCCGGCTATCAAGCTTACAACTATTACGATAAGTGAGTAAATCTCTGGGTGATTATGTGAAAAGTCAGATATAAAGTTGTGAACTTCCTTCACAGCAGGCTTTGACTTGTTTTTTTCAAAAAATAGCTGATAAAAGCTTAAGATAGATACGAGAGAAACAAGGGAAGCCATTATAAGTTTTGTTATATCCTTGTTTATTCTCTGTCCCACAGCTGAACCAAAAACAGCACCGAAGGACGATCCTGCCATCAAGATAAGTGCAAGGACTATATCAACGCCGTGATTAACCGTTCCGTGGAAGTATGTTAAAAAAGCTGTAATAAAAATCATCTGAAAAAGGCTCATACCTACAGCTTTTGTAACAGGGAGACCTGCAAGGTAAATCAGTGCAGGTATAACCACAAACCCGCCTCCAACACCCATAACAGCTGATAAAAAGCCTGATATAAATCCTATAAAGAGAGGTATTAAAACCGAAAACTCACCAAACTCAAATCTGTATTTTAACGGCAGGTTGCGTATAAATCTTTCTGTTACTCTATTTTTTTTCTTTTTTTCTTTTTTTAGTATGTCTAAAAACATCGTTATACCTGTAAAAGCCAGATAAAAAGCGTAAAAAGAAAGCACAAATGTTCTGAAATGACCTGCTTCTTCAAGAATTTTTGTAAGAAGAACACCAAATCCGCCACCTACAAATCCGGAAAGGATAAGGAATAAGCCCAGTTTAATATCAACATTTTTTAGCCTTAAATGTGCCAGAAAACCTGAAACTGTAGCCCCAACCATCTGGGCAACAGATGTTCCTACAGTAACAATTGGAGGAATACCTAATTTAATCAGGGTTGGATTTAGTATTATCCCTCCTCCTATTCCAAGTAGACCTGAAAAAAATCCGACAATAAGACCAAGGGCAAGAAGGATCAGCACATTTACCTTGACATCAGCAACAGGAAGGTATATTTCCAAAAATTCCTCCTTTTCAAGAAATACCAGGTTCAAATATATTAGAATATTCTAACTGAAAATTAATAGTAAGAAGGTGGTATGAACAACAAAAATCTTAATGAGCTGTTAAACAACAGGTATTTTATTGCTTTGTTTTTGTTTTTTACTGTTTTTGTTTATTTCTGGAATATATGGCTGAATGATATATGGATTCCTAACGAAGCGTTTTACGCAGAATCTGCGAGGGAGATGCTTGAGTCCGGAAATTTCCTGGACATCTTTTTCAACTACGAACCCAGGTTTAACAAACCCCCTATGACCTACTGGATGGTGGCTTTATCTTATCTGATTTTCGGTATTAATGAGTTTGCAACAAGAATTCCTATTGTCTTATCTGCTTTAGGATCAAATTTGCTTGTCTATCTTATAGGAAGAGAACTATACGGCAAAAAAGTAGCTGTTGTATCTGCTGCGGTTATGGCATTCAGCTTCCAGTTTGTTATAAACTCAAGGTATGCTTCCCCTGAGGTGCCTTTGACATTCTTTTTTACCCTTACCCTTTACTTTTTCATAATAGGATATAAAAGAAAAAAATTCCTGTATATCTTGCTTTCTTACATCTCTTTGGGTCTTGTTGTTTTAACAAAAGGATTTCCTTATATAGCCGTTATAGGTGGTATTGTTATTGTTTATCTGCTTTTTGAAAACTCTTTTAAAGTAAAAGATTTTCTTAGGGATCTTAAGTTTATTCATCTTGAGATAGGACTTCCTGTAGTTTTTGTTTTAGGTTTTAGCTGGTATATATACATGTATCTGAAGTTTGGGTCATCTTTTGTTGAGACCACACTTGAGGAGACTATAAAAAGGGCTGTAGGAAAAAAGTCAAAAGGATTTTCAGATCTGTTTTTTTATGTTATTGCGATACTGTGGGGTTTCTTGCCTTATTCTTTGTTTTTTTATTACGGGCTTGTCAGATTTTTTAAAGATAGAAAAAAAGAGCTTTTATTTCCTGTTGTATGGTTTGGGGTGATGTTTGTCATTTTTACCGCTGCCAAAGGGAAAATACCTGTTTACATTATTCAGGCTCACGGGGCGATGTCTTTGATAACTGGATATTATCTTATAAACCACAGTCCTGTTAGACTTGTAGACAGAATTTTATATTACGGCTCTTTGATGGTTCCTGTCTTCTTAGGTGTTGTTGTAATAGGAGGATTTGTTTATCTTTTCAGGCTTGATCCTTTCTATTACATAGCAGCTGTATTTCCTGTTTTGTATCTGCTTAGATACAGGGAAATGAAACTTCTTCCGTATATAACGATGGTTGTTCTCTTTTTTATTTTTACGGTTTCTATTCTTCCTGTTGTTGAGAAGTTCAGACCTTATGACAAAATAGGTCAGGCAGTATCGGACAATGTTCCTGAAAAGGGTATTCCTCTGTATGTTGAGAGCTATTTCTGGCATAACCTTCCATTTTATACAAAAAGAAAGGTTTACAGAGATGTTTCTTATAAGAATATCATCTCATTATCAAACAAAGGTGCAGTGCTTGCACTTATAAAGGAAAAAACATATAAAGATATTAAAAATGCACAGATACTCTGGGAGGGCTATCTATACAGAAAAGGTAGCGAGTCAAGATTTGCTATTTTTCTTAAATACATACACAAAGCATTAAATGGGGATTTCTCAGGATTTGAGAAAAGATATCTAATATACAAGAGGTGAGAAAAATGGATCAGATTGTGTTAATCAATGGGGAGGTATATGATGACAGAAGGTTTTTAAGAACATTAATGTTTGGCGAAGGTGTGTTCGAGACGTTCCGTTTTAATGGAGATCTGCCCTCAAGAATAAAAAAACATTATGCCAGACTAATAGAAGGGGCAAAACTCCTTAAAATTCCTGAAATTCCTTATGAAGACTTTATTTATCACATTAAACAGGCTGTGGAAAAATCAGATCAAAAGGATCTTTATGTGAAGGTTCTCCTTCTTTCTGAGGGTAATACAGACTATCCGCTTATCCCCTACAAATCTAACATAATGGTAGTGGTTAAGCCTTTTAAACCATTTCCCAAAGAAAGGATTTCACTTACCTTATCCCCTTTTAGGGTTCACAGCAGTAATCCCCTGCTAAGGGTAAAAACAACAAATTTTGCTGAAAAAGTATTTGCAAAAAGATATGCTAAAGATAAAGGGTTTGATGATGCCGTTTTTCTTAATGAAAACGGAGAAATAACTGAAACAACATCGGCAAACATTTTCTGGATAAAAGGGAGATTTATGTATACCCCATCTATTGACTGCGGACTTCTTCCGGGAATAACAAGGGAGGCTGTTATCACAGAGGCGAGGAAACAGGGTTTTAATGTGGTTGAAGGAAGGTTTTATTTGAATGATATAAAAGATGCAGATCTGATTTTCGTTACAAATGCTCTAAATGGTATAATTAGAGTGGGAAAGTTTGATTTTATTAATCAGGAGGATAATTAATTGCCTTTAATAGTTCAGAAATTTGGTGGAACATCTGTCGGCAGTATAGAAAGAATAAAAAATGTGGCAAATAAGGTTAAAAAAGCTGTAGAGGAAGGAAACAGAGTTGTCGTTGTTTCCTCTGCCATGTCTGGAGAAACGGACAGACTCTTAGGACTGACCAGAGAGCTTTCCTCCAGACCTGATCCAAGAGAACAGGATATGGTCGTTTCCACCGGTGAACAGGTTGCAATAGGTCTTTTATCTATAGCCCTTAAAGAGATAGGAATAGATGCTGTAAGCCTTACAGGGTGGCAGGTTCCTATATATACAGATACAGCCCACACAAAGGCAAGAATTAAAAGAATAGATACCCATAGAATACATTCAGAGCTTGAAAGGGGAAAAGTTGTTGTAGTTGCAGGATTTCAGGGAATTGATGATTACGGAGATATAACAACACTCGGTAGAGGTGGATCAGATACCACAGCTGTAGCTCTCGCTGCTGCACTAAAGGCTGATGTTTGTGAGATATACACAGATGTTACAGGTGTATTCACAGCAGATCCGAGGATTGTTGAAAACGCAAGAAAGATACCAGTTATCTCTTATGAAGAGATGATGGAGATGGCATCTCTCGGGTCAAAAGTTATGCAGATAAGATCTGTTGAGTTCGCAGCAAAATACGGTGTTAAAATACATGTGAAATCCTCATTTATTGATGAGGAGGGAACATGGATAGTGGAGGAAAATGAAGATATGGAAAGGGTGGCAGTTAGAGGAATAAGCCATGAGCTTAAGGAATCAAAAATAACCGTTGTTAAAGTTCCAGATAAACCGGGTATTGCAGCAAAGCTGTTTAAAGCTCTTGGCGATAACAACATTGTTGTTGATATGATTGTTCAGAATGTATCCCATGAAGGATATACCGACATATCATTCACAGTGAACAAGGTCGATGCAGATTTTGCAGAAGAAATAGCCAAAGAGGTTGCACAGGAAGTTGGGGCATCTGGGGTTGAGAGGAACGACAGAATAGCTAAAATCTCAGTTGTTGGTCTTGGCATGAAAACACATGCAGGAACAGCAGGAAAGATGTTTGAAGTCCTGTATAAAGAAGGTATAAATATTTACGCCATATCAACATCTGAGATAAAAATATCATGTCTGATTGATGAGAAATATGCAGAGCTTGCTGTAAGGGCACTACATGAAGCATTTATTGAAAATCAAGAAACAATCGTTATTGATTAGGAGAAAGGTATGAGAAAGAAAAGAATAAAGAAAGTTCTTGTTGCAAACAGAGGAGAAGTAGCAACAAGAATAATAAGAGCGTGTAAAGAGCTTGGGATAAGAACAGTTGCGATCTATTCAGAAGCAGATCACAACGGTATATGGGTGAAAAAAGCTGACGAATCTTACATGATACCGGGAGATCCTGTAAAAGCATACCTTAACTTCTACAAAATCGTTGATCTTGCAAGACAGACAAGGTGTGATGCTATTCACCCCGGTTACGGATTTTTATCAGAAAATGCAGACTTTGCAAGATACTGCCAGAAAAGGGGGATCATTTTCATAGGACCAAAACCGGAACATATTGAGCTATTTGGAGACAAAATAAAATCCAAAATAGCGATGAGAGAGGTTGGAGTTCCTGTCCTTCCTGGAACAGACGAACCAATCATAGATATAGAAAAGGCAAAAAAAGTTGCCAAGGAAATTGGATTTCCTGTTATTATCAAAGCAGCATACGGCGGCGGCGGAAGGGGAATGAGAATAGTAGAAAAAGAGGAGAATTTTGAAGAACTGTTCAGATCTGCAACAAGTGAGGCTGAAAAGTTCTTCGGGAAAGGAGATGTTTTTATAGAAAAGTATGTGAAGAACCCCAGACATATTGAAATTCAGATTATGGCTGACAAATACGGGAATGTGATTCACCTTGGAGAAAGGGACTGTTCTATACAAAGGAGACATCAAAAAGTTGTAGAAATAGCACCTTCCCCAAGACTAAATGAGGAAGTAAGAAGGGAGCTTTTCAGGGTTGCAGTAAAATCTATGTTTAAACTTGGTTATGAAAGTGTTGGAACTTTAGAGTTTCTTGTTGACGAGGAAGATAACTTTTATTTTATAGAGATGAACACAAGACTTCAGGTTGAACACACTGTAACAGAAACTGTTACAGGCGTAGATCTTGTCCAGAGAATGATTGATATAGCAGAAGGTAAAAAACTACCATTCCTGCAAGAGGACATCAGTTTCAGGGGTTATGCTATAGAGTTCAGAATAAATGCTGAAGATCCTGAGAAGGGTTTTGCACCATCTCCGGGAAGAATAACATCTTACTATTCGCCAGGTGGACCGGGAGTTAGGATTGATGCTGCTGTTTACAAAGATTACATAATACCCCCTTACTACGACTCTATGATTGCGAAACTGACGGTATGGGCTCTTACATGGGATAGGACTGTAAAAAGGGCAAGGAGAGCCCTTGATGAATTTCAGGTGAGGGGTGTTCCAACAAACCTTCCTCTTCTAAGGCAGATAGTAAGGGATAAAGATTTTATGGAAGGAAGGTTTGACACAGGTTACATAGACAAAAAACTTCCAAAGTTCAAACTTAAACCTGAAGAGGGAGATCCTGAAGATCTTGCTACAGTTATAGCGGCAGCGATTGCTGCTTACCACAGACTATAAAAAGGAGGTTCATATAAATGTCAATAATAGTAGATGTTAGAGGAAGAGAGGTTTTAGATTCAAGGGGAAATCCAACTGTTGAAGCACAAGTGGTTCTTGAAAGCGGTGTTGTGGCATCTGCTATAGTCCCAAGCGGGGCATCTACAGGAGAAACAGAGGCTGTTGAGCTTAGAGACGGGGACAAAAACAGATTTAAAGGGAAAGGTGTGCTAAAAGCTGTAGAAAACATAAATGAAAAGATAGCCGATGCAATCATAGGGGAAGAATCAACAGATCAGGTTGAGATAGACAGAATTATGTTGGAACTTGACGGAACAGAAAACAAATCAAACCTTGGAGCAAATGCCATTCTTGCTGTATCTCTGGCTGTTGCAAGGGCATCAGCTATTGAGCTTGAGATACCCCTTTACAGATATATAGGAGGAACAAACGCAAAGGTTTTGCCTGTTCCTCTTATGAATGTGATAAACGGAGGAGTTCATGCAGACAACAATCTTGATTTTCAGGAGTTCATGATAGTTCCTGTATTTGGGGGAAAAGATCCAGACAATCCAAAATTCAGCGAAGCCCTCAGATGCGGCGTTGAGATCTTTCATACCTTAAAGCAGGTTCTTAAGGAAAAAGGGCACTCAACAAATGTTGGTGATGAAGGAGGATTTGCACCAAACCTCAAATCTACAAAAGAAGCCCTTGACATATTAATGGAGGCTATCAAAAAGGCAGGTTATGAGCCTGGAGAAGATGTTCTACTTGCTATAGATGCAGCATCTACAGAGTTTTATGATAAAGAAAAAGGGGTTTACAGGTTTGAAGGTGAAGAGCTTTCGGCTGATGACATGGTAACTATATATGAAGAGATAGAAGGAACTTACCCCCTTATTTCCCTTGAAGACGGAATGGCTGAGGATGACATAGAGGGTTGGAAAAAGCTGACACAGGCTTTAGGGAACAAAATACAGCTTGTAGGTGATGATCTTTTTACAACCAATCCAAAGCTTATAAAGAAAGGGATTGAGCAGGGTATCGCAAACTCAGTGCTTGTAAAATTAAACCAGATCGGCAGTTTAACCGAAACATTAGATGCCATTGAGCTGGCAAAAACAGCAAGCTACACAAATGTTATCTCCCATAGATCGGGAGAAACGGAGGATACATTTATAGCTGACCTTGCTGTTGGAGTTAATGCGGGACAGATAAAAACAGGTTCTGCATCAAGAACAGACAGGATAGCAAAATACAATCAACTGCTCAGAATAGAAGAAGAACTGGGAGATAATGCAGTATTTAAAGGAAAAGAGGTTTTCGCAAGATTTATCAGATAGAATAAAAAGATATATAGGGGTGGACTCTGTCCTTCTCCTTTTTTCTCTCCTTTTTTTCCTATATTTTGTTTATATCATCTTTTTTGGAGAAAAAAATATATTCAAGTTAATACAAAAGGAAAGATACAGATCCCAGCTGAAAGCCCAGATAACCCAGCTCGAAAGAGATAATCATAATCTTCAAGAAAAGATCAGATATCTAAAAAATGACAGATTTTTTATAGAAAAAAAAGCCAGAGAGGATCTTGGACTTGTGAAGGAAGGTGAAGAGATTTATGTTATTGTTGACGGTAAAGAAAGAAAAAACAAAAAAGAGGAAAGATGGATAGACAGGGTAATACAGAAATATCAAGAATTCAGGCTGAGGTAGAAACTTT includes these proteins:
- a CDS encoding DUF4416 family protein; protein product: MRKNTEAYLGFALMWREEHFLSLAEDKLKKTYSDFFMESLSFEPQFSRYYHKEMGRPLYKKFVLTNTVVDKSTIKDIKIEAISIEDSLRVDGNRTVNIDPFYMDKDQVVVSTSKYRGNRIYLGDGVFVELELFYHHGSFHPFVWTYTDYKDHIPFFNDLRKKIK
- a CDS encoding EAL domain-containing protein, which translates into the protein MMDFIYLNNLKDPAFFIDKNYNIIFMNEKAKEIFGEKTGKKCFEVIYSLQKPCDNLEKCFCPVSRDIFPVKVKNSSCLLIRENECNSEMLFSKGKIALIMLKNEKNLPVENVSESIFQITGYKPEDFLTKISGYSQIIHEEDKKIFFEELKKFCGSKLPYWIHRPYRIKTKSGKKIWVLNQTVPVFDKNKKPVYLYSYIIDINREIEYEKLYRILSSINKVVIDAVTQEDLLKKVCPVLSRELGIPYIWVGGKNKDTFFEFGKKEIDCKPLISENQIKVKNYKRKKYRSVASIPVSKEGKNVAVINLFSKEPDFFDKEKVALLEEIRRDLSFGLEKIENIKESIILREAIEKSTEWVIITDNKGKILYANKIVSNISGYTKEEILNKKINIFKSGLHSEDFYADLWETITSGKEFEATFINKRRDGSFFYLRQKIIPVKLNENTIRFLAIGKDITEELRLARENKYLRFFDQTTNLLNFEGLIRKSESLLKRTRSKAALVVVDIKDFTYLNKVYGIDYGKNLLKAVADRLKKNFRERDIISKIGSDEFAVLITDLKRKEDIFIIENKLKNIFSKPFKIKNNCINLHINAGISVFPEDAENFRKLYENAYLSLNNAKNEGADVIKFFNKDLENRAREILNAKSLIEKAFSEDLFRLYYQPYFKANDLSVAGFESLVRIIDRENRIHLPSEFINYLEISPYIEKFTEWAFSQVTQKINRWKKPIALNISGTVFKKPEFINIIEKYTGNLKKPVILEITERVFVEDLISGNGFIKNMKYIPNIRISIDDFGTGYSALSYLKEIQTDVIKIDISFSKAIVSDPKTKAIIEGVIHIAKSLGIKTVAEGIETKKQLDIYKKIGVDYIQGFYLSKPLDEMEIEKRFI
- a CDS encoding MnmC family methyltransferase, yielding MESKIKTADGTETFLNEEYNEAYHSTKAGAYTESLLKFVIPCRIDSLSLEKNRIDILDVGFGLGYNVAVAIKVATDKNPDVLVEILSVEKDISVFEKIKKLNIPEDLKEIYDHILSGGFEGNIYRAKGKNFSLNILFGDARQILKTVRKKFDAVFYDAFSPKVNTEMWTVEIFKAVKELMRQEAILSTYSASLAVRKGLIDAGFKIGLVEPIGRKSYSTVATIKGIIPPLTQKEKNRLEHSPYAVPFRDSKNMDLPPYVIKKNWESIVEKNLLTKF
- a CDS encoding fumarylacetoacetate hydrolase family protein is translated as MKHITFEDKKVYPSKVVCVGRNYKKHIQELKNENPEEIVLFIKPNSSISEDIYKPEKPCRYEGEISLIFEKGQPVGVGFGIDLTLVEEQNRLKQKGLPWEKAKAFDRSAIFSKFIRISPDMVESLRMELWINGDLKQSGSVRDMIYSPDQLLKEAKKYFSFYDYDILMCGTPEGVGSFNRGDIFEGKIFLENLFLTGGKWKVK
- a CDS encoding menaquinone biosynthesis protein produces the protein MRIGWIDYLNTLPFNFEKTGIDLGFSHELVKGFPSQINRLLSEKKVDVGFISSVHYIQNFNDFLILPDLSISSLNKVKSVVILSEKPLEKTTQIYLTEESKTSQYLTKVIFEIFLGKNPVYKQLLDEDIKNKETVLLIGDKAIKFSNKKNYRYDLSEIWFKKTGLPFVFALWCVRKDYYEKNKEKVKKLNHVLKTSKNRFFENPEKYIKDQFLINYLKNLDYCLSEEHIKSLKLFSNYLLEINLINEKPTFRFIEDKNETYNF
- a CDS encoding sulfite exporter TauE/SafE family protein encodes the protein MEIYLPVADVKVNVLILLALGLIVGFFSGLLGIGGGIILNPTLIKLGIPPIVTVGTSVAQMVGATVSGFLAHLRLKNVDIKLGLFLILSGFVGGGFGVLLTKILEEAGHFRTFVLSFYAFYLAFTGITMFLDILKKEKKKKNRVTERFIRNLPLKYRFEFGEFSVLIPLFIGFISGFLSAVMGVGGGFVVIPALIYLAGLPVTKAVGMSLFQMIFITAFLTYFHGTVNHGVDIVLALILMAGSSFGAVFGSAVGQRINKDITKLIMASLVSLVSILSFYQLFFEKNKSKPAVKEVHNFISDFSHNHPEIYSLIVIVVSLIAGTIISMVAHRIKTIIDIYLEKRRVKRG